The Salinibaculum sp. SYNS191 genome has a window encoding:
- a CDS encoding YbaK/EbsC family protein: MHPRAQEFAAEASEEYGFDVNVHEFDEGTKTAADAAAVVGCDVAQIASGLVFVADGEPVMVVTSGANRVSEERLADVVGADGAEMADPETVRAATGYGIGGVPPFCHERDIPVYIDETLLSHDEVWAAGGTPQTVFPIDPDVLVDLADATPAAVAE, encoded by the coding sequence ATGCATCCCCGAGCGCAGGAGTTCGCCGCGGAGGCCAGCGAGGAGTACGGATTCGACGTCAACGTCCACGAGTTCGACGAGGGGACGAAGACCGCCGCCGACGCCGCGGCAGTCGTCGGCTGCGACGTGGCCCAGATAGCCAGCGGGCTGGTGTTCGTCGCCGACGGGGAGCCCGTGATGGTCGTCACGAGCGGGGCCAACCGCGTCAGCGAGGAGCGACTGGCCGACGTCGTCGGTGCCGACGGCGCGGAGATGGCCGACCCCGAGACGGTCCGGGCGGCGACGGGCTACGGCATCGGCGGCGTGCCGCCGTTTTGCCACGAGCGGGACATTCCCGTCTACATCGACGAGACGCTGCTGTCCCACGACGAGGTGTGGGCCGCCGGCGGCACCCCCCAGACCGTGTTTCCCATCGACCCCGACGTGCTGGTCGACCTGGCCGACGCGACCCCGGCGGCCGTCGCCGAGTGA
- a CDS encoding ABC transporter substrate-binding protein, with amino-acid sequence MAKHLRRREVISSIGAAGVLALAGCSGDGGDGSDGGDGGDGGDGGDGGDGGSGGGSGGRTIKMGLLMGVTGDLQQLGPPIRNAAQLVPQQVNDADTDFSVDTQFEDTATSPNQGVQNGNALVNAGYPMVCGALSSEVSLQSANQVAIPNGVTMCSPASTAPDFSTLDDNDLFFRTPPTDALQGAVLAQVASERLGHDSAATLYLNNAYGNGLSQGFVNSFESEYDGTVTASVSFSKGQSSYTSQLQQALGDDPGVLLIVGYPDSGVQIFRDFYSNYDASQDVLVSDGLQSSDLPGNVGRDMSNVRGTAPLGEGPGVDFFNEQYQSTYDADPAGQPFVRQAYDAAAVLVLANAAAGENDGTAVSENMRAVAQDDGTEVTPSNLVEGIEMAASGEAINYQGVSGPIAFDDAGDLASAAYDYFQFTDSGLESIESITP; translated from the coding sequence ATGGCAAAACACCTACGACGGCGCGAGGTCATCAGCAGTATCGGGGCAGCAGGTGTCCTCGCATTGGCAGGTTGTAGCGGCGACGGTGGCGACGGCAGCGACGGTGGCGATGGCGGTGACGGCGGCGACGGCGGCGACGGCGGTGACGGTGGCAGTGGCGGCGGCAGCGGCGGTCGCACAATCAAGATGGGGCTGTTGATGGGCGTCACGGGCGACCTGCAACAGCTCGGTCCGCCGATTCGCAACGCGGCGCAACTGGTGCCACAGCAGGTCAACGACGCCGACACGGACTTTAGCGTCGACACGCAGTTCGAGGACACGGCGACCAGCCCGAACCAGGGCGTCCAGAACGGGAACGCGCTCGTCAACGCCGGCTATCCGATGGTCTGTGGGGCGCTCAGCTCCGAGGTGAGCCTGCAGTCGGCGAACCAGGTCGCGATTCCCAACGGCGTCACGATGTGCTCGCCGGCGAGTACCGCACCCGACTTCTCGACGCTCGACGACAACGACCTGTTCTTCCGGACGCCACCGACGGACGCGCTGCAGGGCGCAGTGCTCGCGCAGGTGGCCTCCGAGCGGCTGGGCCACGACTCCGCCGCGACGCTGTATCTCAACAACGCCTACGGCAACGGGCTCTCGCAGGGGTTCGTCAACTCCTTCGAGAGCGAGTACGACGGGACCGTCACGGCCTCCGTGTCGTTCTCGAAGGGACAGTCGTCGTACACCAGCCAACTCCAGCAGGCGCTGGGCGACGACCCCGGCGTCCTGCTCATCGTCGGCTACCCGGACAGCGGCGTCCAGATCTTCCGGGACTTCTACTCCAACTACGACGCCAGCCAGGACGTGCTCGTCTCGGACGGCCTGCAGTCCTCCGACCTCCCGGGCAACGTGGGTCGGGACATGAGCAACGTCCGCGGGACCGCACCGCTGGGCGAGGGTCCCGGTGTGGACTTCTTCAACGAGCAGTACCAGAGCACCTACGACGCCGACCCGGCCGGCCAGCCGTTCGTCCGGCAGGCCTACGACGCGGCGGCGGTGCTCGTGCTGGCAAACGCCGCAGCGGGAGAGAACGACGGGACCGCCGTCTCCGAGAACATGCGGGCGGTCGCGCAGGACGACGGGACGGAAGTGACGCCGAGCAACCTCGTCGAGGGCATAGAGATGGCCGCCAGCGGCGAGGCCATCAACTACCAGGGCGTCTCCGGTCCCATCGCGTTCGACGACGCGGGTGACCTGGCGAGTGCCGCCTACGACTACTTCCAGTTCACCGACAGCGGACTGGAGAGCATCGAGAGCATCACCCCGTAA
- a CDS encoding ABC transporter ATP-binding protein, translating to MSLLDIQGLDAGYGDLQILDGVDMTVAEGEYVSIVGPNGAGKSTVMKSVFGLTTHMGGEILFADEDISGRAPEEIITLGLSYVPQSDNVFPGLTVRENLEMGAYILDEVPDDRLRMVFDRFPILEDRQNQKGGSLSGGQQQMLAMGRALMLDPDLLLLDEPSAGLAPDLVDDMFDRIDDINDAGTAVLMVEQNAKEALRRCDRGYVLVQGQNRHEDTGDALLADQQVREDFLGG from the coding sequence ATGAGCCTGCTCGACATCCAGGGCCTCGACGCCGGCTACGGCGACCTCCAGATTCTCGACGGCGTCGACATGACCGTCGCGGAGGGCGAGTACGTCTCCATCGTCGGCCCCAACGGCGCGGGGAAGTCGACGGTCATGAAGTCCGTCTTCGGGCTGACGACGCACATGGGCGGGGAGATACTGTTCGCCGATGAAGACATCAGCGGCCGCGCGCCGGAGGAGATCATCACGCTCGGGCTGAGCTACGTCCCCCAGAGCGACAACGTCTTTCCGGGACTGACCGTCCGCGAGAACCTGGAGATGGGTGCGTACATCCTCGACGAGGTGCCCGACGACCGCCTCCGGATGGTGTTCGACCGCTTTCCGATTCTCGAGGACCGACAGAACCAGAAGGGCGGCTCGCTGTCGGGCGGCCAGCAGCAGATGCTCGCGATGGGACGGGCGCTCATGCTCGACCCCGACCTGCTCCTGCTCGACGAACCGAGCGCGGGGCTGGCACCGGACCTCGTCGACGACATGTTCGACCGCATCGACGACATCAACGACGCTGGCACCGCCGTCCTCATGGTCGAACAGAACGCGAAGGAGGCGCTGCGCCGTTGCGACCGCGGCTACGTCCTCGTCCAGGGCCAGAACCGCCACGAGGACACCGGCGACGCGCTGCTGGCCGACCAGCAGGTGCGCGAGGACTTCCTCGGCGGATAG
- a CDS encoding ABC transporter ATP-binding protein, with product MTTAPPDADADASDGDSAVDAAERSTEDGSLLEVQNLRKSYGGITAVDGVTFDVTAGSMTGLIGPNGAGKSTTFDLITGVQEPDSGQVVFDGTDVTGFRPYQAVERGLVRTFQIARELDEMTVLENVMLAPQDQVGEKLWRSVTPGVRDGVIAQETELRERAWDMLDFFEIDHLAEEEAGSLSGGQRKLLEMARVLMTDPDMVLLDEPLAGVNPSLEEKLLERLHELRDDGYTFLLVEHDMDVIMNHCDPVIVMHQGQVLVTGSPETVQNDERVLEAYLGGEVEE from the coding sequence GTGACGACCGCACCACCCGACGCCGACGCGGACGCGAGCGACGGCGACAGTGCAGTCGACGCGGCCGAGCGCTCCACGGAGGACGGGTCGCTGCTGGAGGTCCAGAACCTCCGGAAGTCCTACGGCGGCATCACGGCCGTCGACGGCGTGACCTTCGACGTCACCGCCGGGTCGATGACGGGCCTCATCGGCCCCAACGGCGCGGGCAAGTCGACGACGTTCGACCTCATCACGGGCGTTCAGGAACCCGACAGCGGCCAGGTCGTCTTCGACGGGACGGACGTCACCGGCTTCCGGCCGTACCAGGCGGTCGAACGCGGCCTCGTCCGCACCTTCCAGATCGCCCGGGAACTCGACGAGATGACCGTTCTGGAGAACGTGATGCTCGCTCCCCAGGACCAGGTCGGCGAGAAACTCTGGCGGTCTGTGACCCCGGGCGTCCGCGACGGCGTCATCGCACAGGAGACGGAACTCCGCGAGCGCGCCTGGGACATGCTCGATTTCTTCGAAATCGACCACCTCGCGGAGGAGGAGGCCGGGTCGCTGTCGGGCGGCCAGCGCAAACTCCTGGAGATGGCCCGCGTGCTCATGACCGACCCCGACATGGTCCTGCTGGACGAACCGCTGGCCGGGGTCAACCCCAGCCTGGAGGAGAAACTGCTCGAACGCCTGCACGAACTGCGCGACGACGGCTACACCTTCCTGCTGGTCGAACACGACATGGACGTCATCATGAACCACTGCGACCCGGTCATCGTCATGCATCAAGGGCAGGTCCTGGTCACCGGGTCGCCCGAGACGGTACAGAACGACGAGCGCGTTCTCGAAGCCTACCTCGGGGGTGAGGTCGAGGAATGA
- a CDS encoding branched-chain amino acid ABC transporter permease, which produces MSTATGDRLRSWVGVSDARLLLVVSLFIYALFVLVSLLLNNDLNGIANTIRQITFLSAVYAMLVLALNLQWGYAGLFNLGVAGFMAVGVYTMGILSTAPTSSPPGLGLPLPIGILGGILAAALVGVVASLPALRLRGDYLAIVTLGVSEIIRQTYRSGVFEEFAVGGLQIGFGGPSGMALPKNPIRMLFYENPTEIASPPSALGEAVFSTFATFGITGPVVEGLAYAVVLILVVAVIYVLLRRVGNSPFGRVLKAIREDELVASALGKDTRWFKIKVFALGCGLMGLASMLWYMGGIASTTSFRPITTFYVFVALIIGGAGSNTGSVIGGAVFASLLFEGPNFLRRLVTQLLDVGVAPNTLVDAVAPLAQFDVTPLLAYTLSDVNISALRLVLLGVVLIYLIQNRPQGLLGHRKEVASPIDLSERSGGDDS; this is translated from the coding sequence ATGAGCACCGCCACCGGCGACCGTCTCCGGTCCTGGGTCGGGGTCAGCGACGCCCGCCTCCTGCTGGTCGTCTCGCTTTTCATCTACGCGCTGTTCGTCCTCGTCTCACTGCTGCTCAACAACGACCTCAACGGCATCGCCAACACCATCCGCCAGATTACGTTCCTCTCGGCCGTCTACGCCATGCTCGTCCTCGCGCTGAACCTCCAGTGGGGCTACGCCGGCCTGTTCAACCTCGGCGTCGCCGGCTTCATGGCCGTGGGCGTCTACACGATGGGGATACTGAGTACGGCCCCCACCAGTTCGCCGCCGGGGCTGGGGCTCCCGCTCCCCATCGGCATCCTCGGGGGCATCCTCGCCGCCGCGCTCGTCGGCGTCGTCGCCTCGCTGCCGGCGCTTCGCCTCCGCGGCGACTACCTCGCCATCGTAACCCTCGGCGTCTCAGAGATCATCCGCCAGACCTACCGCTCGGGCGTCTTCGAGGAGTTCGCGGTCGGCGGTCTCCAGATCGGCTTCGGCGGCCCGAGCGGGATGGCACTGCCGAAAAACCCCATCCGGATGCTCTTCTACGAGAACCCGACTGAAATCGCCTCGCCGCCGTCCGCGCTCGGCGAGGCCGTCTTCTCGACGTTCGCCACCTTCGGTATCACCGGGCCGGTCGTCGAGGGACTGGCATACGCGGTGGTGCTCATCCTCGTCGTCGCCGTCATCTACGTCCTCCTGCGCCGCGTCGGTAACTCGCCGTTCGGGCGCGTCCTCAAGGCCATCCGCGAGGACGAACTCGTCGCGAGCGCGCTCGGCAAGGACACCCGCTGGTTCAAGATCAAGGTGTTCGCGCTGGGCTGTGGCCTCATGGGCCTGGCGTCGATGCTCTGGTACATGGGCGGCATCGCCTCGACGACCTCGTTCCGCCCCATCACGACGTTCTACGTCTTCGTCGCGCTCATCATCGGCGGCGCTGGCTCGAACACCGGCAGCGTCATCGGCGGTGCGGTCTTCGCCAGCCTGCTGTTCGAGGGGCCGAACTTCCTCAGGCGGCTGGTCACCCAGCTGTTAGACGTCGGCGTCGCGCCGAACACGCTCGTCGACGCCGTCGCCCCGCTCGCGCAGTTCGACGTCACGCCGCTTTTGGCGTACACGCTGTCGGACGTCAACATCTCTGCGCTCCGGCTGGTCCTGCTGGGGGTCGTGCTCATCTACCTGATTCAGAACCGCCCGCAGGGGCTGCTCGGCCACCGCAAGGAGGTCGCCTCACCGATAGACCTCTCCGAGCGCTCGGGGGGTGACGACTCGTGA
- a CDS encoding branched-chain amino acid ABC transporter permease, with protein MAQREDVNPAVAFVRERPLAVVFVVLALVLGVDLIRKLAMGTLPVGDLATHLWDGTVRGLSLGLAGIGLAMTYSILNFANFAHGDFMTTGAFVGWVTAFLIAGFGDFATEALFFLGGPLPINTGTLGISITSTPIAIVVGLLVAAVAAAGLARLVDRIVFKPMRGQGGISLLIASVGVALVVRHLLLFVFQGSSRGLTATQQTPSYTLALGDGSVTITAHEVTLIVLAAGLMLATHLLLRYTKLGTAMRAMADNEDLAQVTGIPTERIIRATWLLGGGLTGASGYLIALEQGTLTTTLGWGLLLLIFAAVILGGIGSVYGAMAGGLVIGIAETLSQVWIPQSLTLAAVFLVMIAMLLVRPKGLLGGVATV; from the coding sequence ATGGCACAACGTGAAGACGTGAACCCCGCGGTCGCCTTCGTCCGCGAGCGGCCGCTTGCGGTCGTCTTCGTCGTACTCGCACTCGTTCTCGGAGTCGACCTGATACGCAAACTCGCGATGGGGACGCTCCCCGTCGGCGACCTGGCGACCCACCTCTGGGACGGCACAGTACGCGGACTCAGCCTCGGACTCGCCGGCATCGGGCTGGCGATGACGTACAGCATCCTCAACTTCGCCAACTTCGCCCACGGCGACTTCATGACCACCGGGGCCTTCGTCGGGTGGGTGACCGCCTTTCTCATCGCCGGCTTCGGCGACTTCGCGACGGAGGCGCTGTTCTTTCTCGGCGGGCCGCTCCCGATAAACACCGGCACGCTCGGCATCAGCATCACCTCGACGCCGATTGCTATCGTCGTCGGCCTCCTGGTCGCGGCCGTCGCGGCTGCGGGTCTCGCGCGACTCGTCGACCGCATCGTGTTCAAGCCCATGCGGGGCCAGGGCGGCATCTCGCTGCTCATCGCCAGCGTCGGCGTCGCACTCGTCGTCCGGCATCTCCTTCTGTTCGTCTTCCAGGGTTCCTCGCGCGGCCTGACGGCCACCCAGCAGACGCCCTCTTACACCCTCGCCCTCGGTGACGGCTCGGTCACCATCACCGCCCACGAGGTCACGCTCATCGTCCTGGCGGCCGGACTGATGCTCGCGACCCACCTTCTCCTGCGCTACACGAAACTCGGCACCGCGATGCGTGCGATGGCCGACAACGAGGACCTCGCGCAGGTCACCGGCATCCCGACCGAGCGTATCATCCGCGCGACGTGGCTGCTCGGCGGCGGCCTGACCGGTGCTTCCGGGTATCTCATCGCGCTGGAACAGGGGACGCTCACCACGACGCTCGGCTGGGGCCTGCTGCTTCTCATCTTCGCTGCGGTCATCCTCGGCGGCATCGGGTCGGTGTACGGCGCGATGGCCGGCGGGCTGGTCATCGGCATCGCCGAGACGCTCTCGCAGGTCTGGATTCCCCAGAGCCTGACGTTGGCCGCCGTGTTCCTCGTGATGATTGCGATGTTGCTCGTCCGGCCGAAGGGGCTGCTCGGGGGTGTCGCGACCGTATGA
- a CDS encoding translation initiation factor IF-2 subunit beta has product MNYDSALDRAYDELPEQAHDEGSRLNVPDPVGETDGAFTRLNNISDIADALGREPDHVHSAIQRALGTSGQFDGERARYNGSFDESDFDAALDDYIAEFVTCSECGLPDTVLTTEDGIQMLRCQACGAFRPVQKRSSASSQASQATLEEGKSYEVKITGTGRKGDGVAEKGKYTIFVPGAREGDVVTAYIESINGNLAFARQV; this is encoded by the coding sequence ATGAACTACGATTCTGCACTCGACAGGGCATACGACGAGTTGCCGGAGCAGGCCCACGACGAGGGCTCCCGCCTCAACGTCCCCGACCCCGTGGGTGAGACCGACGGCGCGTTCACACGGCTGAACAACATCAGCGACATCGCCGACGCGCTGGGCCGGGAACCCGACCACGTCCACAGCGCCATCCAGCGGGCGCTCGGTACCAGCGGTCAGTTCGACGGCGAGCGCGCCCGCTACAACGGCTCCTTCGACGAGAGCGACTTCGACGCCGCACTCGACGACTACATCGCCGAGTTCGTCACCTGCTCGGAGTGTGGCCTGCCCGACACCGTCCTCACGACCGAGGACGGCATCCAGATGCTGCGCTGCCAGGCCTGCGGTGCCTTCCGCCCGGTCCAGAAGCGCAGTTCCGCGTCCTCGCAGGCCAGCCAGGCCACGCTGGAGGAGGGCAAGAGCTACGAGGTCAAGATAACCGGCACCGGCCGCAAGGGCGACGGCGTCGCCGAGAAGGGCAAGTACACTATCTTCGTCCCCGGTGCCCGGGAGGGTGACGTGGTCACCGCCTACATCGAGAGCATCAACGGCAACCTTGCCTTTGCGCGACAGGTCTGA
- a CDS encoding MFS transporter — protein sequence MDFDLDSRILTLALARMVDALANSFLVVVLPLYIGNVVALPAFVGTTLTVATVEFTVTPELLIGVVLSLFGFLNSFGQPFTGSLSDRTGRRKAFLLLGLALVAVGSAGYILLRDYVSILLMRALQGVGAAFTIPATVALVNEYSASDERGGNFGLYNTFRLLGFGTGPLVAGIVVSQGPYRVAGFDVSGFDAAFLVAVVGAVLSFALVTALIRDPDQTEAEAGDDISIQMRNPDGPGLDPVFALGLATIVMAFSLALFAPLANVINERLNQGEFLFSVQFGAAVLANVMFQFPLGQWSDRYGRRPFLLGGFVLLLPTTFAQGFVGSTPVVTLLQSVPVLDPSLLMVLVRFLQGVAIAAVFAPSLALAGDLAKEGQSGSTLSLLTMGFGLGIAFGTLFSGILVGFAFYVPFVVATAAGVGALALVYTQVGETVDDAVGIPAVGD from the coding sequence ATGGATTTCGACCTGGATTCCAGGATTCTCACGCTCGCGCTGGCGCGGATGGTCGACGCGCTGGCGAACTCCTTTCTCGTCGTCGTCCTGCCGCTGTACATCGGGAATGTCGTCGCACTTCCTGCCTTCGTGGGTACGACGCTCACCGTCGCCACCGTTGAGTTCACCGTCACGCCGGAGTTGCTCATCGGGGTCGTCCTCTCGCTTTTTGGCTTCCTCAACAGTTTCGGCCAGCCCTTCACCGGGTCGCTGTCGGACCGAACCGGCCGGCGAAAGGCCTTTCTCCTCCTCGGTCTGGCGCTGGTCGCCGTCGGCAGCGCGGGCTACATCCTGCTGCGCGACTACGTCTCGATTCTCCTGATGCGGGCGCTGCAGGGCGTCGGCGCGGCCTTCACAATCCCCGCGACCGTCGCGCTGGTCAACGAGTACTCCGCGTCGGACGAGCGCGGCGGCAACTTCGGGCTGTACAACACCTTCCGGCTGCTCGGCTTCGGCACGGGACCGCTGGTCGCCGGTATCGTCGTCTCGCAGGGTCCCTACCGCGTCGCCGGCTTCGACGTCTCCGGTTTCGACGCGGCCTTCCTGGTCGCCGTCGTCGGCGCGGTGCTCAGTTTCGCGCTCGTCACCGCGCTGATTCGCGACCCGGACCAGACCGAGGCCGAGGCCGGCGACGACATCTCCATCCAGATGCGCAACCCGGACGGGCCGGGGCTGGACCCCGTGTTCGCGCTGGGGCTGGCGACCATCGTGATGGCGTTCAGCCTCGCACTCTTTGCCCCGCTCGCGAACGTCATCAACGAGCGGCTGAACCAGGGCGAGTTCCTCTTCTCCGTCCAGTTCGGCGCGGCCGTCCTGGCGAACGTCATGTTCCAGTTCCCGCTGGGGCAGTGGAGCGACCGCTACGGCCGCCGCCCGTTCCTGCTGGGCGGGTTCGTCCTCCTGTTGCCGACGACGTTCGCGCAGGGCTTCGTCGGGTCGACGCCGGTCGTGACGCTTCTGCAGTCCGTGCCCGTCCTCGACCCCTCGCTGCTCATGGTGCTCGTCCGCTTCCTCCAGGGCGTCGCCATCGCGGCCGTGTTCGCGCCGTCGCTGGCGCTGGCCGGCGACCTGGCGAAGGAGGGCCAGTCCGGGTCGACGCTGTCGCTGCTGACGATGGGCTTCGGCCTCGGCATCGCCTTCGGCACGCTGTTTTCGGGCATCCTCGTCGGCTTCGCCTTCTACGTCCCATTCGTCGTCGCGACCGCCGCGGGCGTGGGCGCGCTCGCGCTGGTGTACACCCAGGTCGGCGAGACGGTCGACGACGCGGTGGGGATTCCGGCTGTCGGCGATTGA
- a CDS encoding aminopeptidase, which translates to MDPRIREHAEIIADHSVDLQEGDNVVVLGPPEAADLVTALHEVVGDYGANPLALDSNSRFSRAFLRAREDDFETPEHELALIEETDVYIAIRADRNVTEASDVSPETNAAHSQAKQPILDERLSKRWCLTQFPAPANAQLAELSTEAYENFVWDAINKDWDAVREHQAQMVEILDPADEVRIVSGDTTDVTMSVAGNPTLNDYGEKNLPGGEVFTAPVPDSVEGEVLFDKPLYHQGREVTDVYLQFEDGQVVDHSAEKNEEVLTEVLETDEGARYLGELGIGMNRDIDRFTYNMLFDEKMGDTVHMAVGRAYGDTVGEDNEQNQSAVHVDMIVDMAEDSRIEVDGEVVQRDGTFRFEE; encoded by the coding sequence ATGGACCCGCGAATCCGCGAACACGCCGAAATCATCGCCGACCACTCCGTCGACCTGCAGGAAGGTGACAACGTCGTCGTCCTCGGCCCGCCCGAGGCCGCGGACCTCGTCACCGCCCTCCACGAGGTCGTCGGCGACTACGGCGCGAACCCGCTCGCACTCGACAGCAACAGCCGCTTCTCCCGTGCGTTCCTGCGTGCTCGCGAGGACGACTTCGAGACGCCCGAGCACGAACTCGCGCTCATCGAGGAGACCGACGTCTACATCGCCATCCGCGCGGACCGCAACGTCACCGAGGCCAGTGACGTCTCGCCGGAGACAAACGCCGCCCACTCCCAGGCCAAACAGCCCATCCTCGACGAGCGGCTCTCGAAGCGCTGGTGTCTCACCCAGTTCCCCGCCCCGGCCAACGCCCAGCTCGCCGAGCTGAGCACCGAGGCCTACGAGAACTTCGTCTGGGACGCCATCAACAAGGACTGGGACGCCGTCCGCGAGCACCAGGCCCAGATGGTCGAGATTCTCGACCCCGCCGACGAGGTCCGCATCGTCTCCGGCGACACCACCGACGTCACGATGTCCGTCGCCGGCAACCCGACGCTCAACGACTACGGCGAGAAGAACCTCCCCGGCGGCGAGGTGTTCACCGCGCCCGTCCCCGACAGCGTCGAGGGCGAAGTGCTGTTCGACAAGCCGCTGTACCACCAGGGCCGGGAGGTCACCGACGTCTACCTGCAATTCGAGGACGGGCAGGTCGTCGACCACAGCGCCGAGAAGAACGAGGAGGTCCTGACCGAGGTGCTGGAGACGGACGAGGGCGCGCGCTATCTCGGCGAACTCGGCATCGGGATGAACCGCGACATCGACCGGTTCACCTACAACATGCTGTTCGACGAGAAGATGGGCGACACCGTCCACATGGCCGTCGGCCGCGCCTACGGCGACACCGTCGGCGAGGACAACGAGCAGAACCAGTCCGCGGTCCACGTCGACATGATCGTGGACATGGCGGAGGACTCCCGCATCGAGGTCGACGGCGAAGTCGTCCAGCGGGACGGGACCTTCCGGTTCGAAGAGTAG
- a CDS encoding ArsR/SmtB family transcription factor: protein MSLLPSKPEASPPDDAEPRVVGVDSEDAEEVLSALSSETARKLLAEIHEDPAAPSELADRVDTSLQNAQYHLEKLESAGAVAVVDTAYSAKGREMDVYAPADQPLVIFAGDDDDSSLLRSALSRVLGAVGVLGLASLAIQQLYGERGLFGGGDGGEPLAGGGEGAAAGGANVSTETASPSPAPADTPTAGGDGQVGAFDVTTDAGTPTDEPMRTATETAIETMTETAASATETVSNATQTATEAADAAPDVAAGLPPGLLFFAGGLFALVVVGAVLAVR, encoded by the coding sequence ATGTCGCTGCTGCCCTCCAAACCCGAGGCGTCGCCGCCCGACGACGCCGAACCCCGGGTCGTCGGCGTCGACAGCGAGGACGCCGAGGAAGTCCTCTCCGCGCTGTCCTCCGAGACCGCCCGGAAACTGCTCGCGGAGATACACGAAGATCCCGCCGCCCCCTCCGAACTCGCCGACCGCGTCGACACCTCCCTGCAGAACGCACAGTACCACCTGGAGAAACTGGAGAGCGCCGGTGCCGTCGCCGTCGTCGACACCGCCTACTCCGCGAAGGGGCGCGAGATGGACGTCTACGCTCCCGCCGACCAGCCGCTGGTCATCTTCGCTGGCGACGACGACGACAGTTCGCTGCTGCGCTCGGCGCTGTCGCGCGTGCTCGGAGCCGTCGGCGTCCTCGGACTCGCCAGCCTCGCCATCCAGCAACTCTACGGCGAGCGCGGACTGTTCGGCGGGGGCGACGGCGGCGAACCGCTCGCCGGCGGCGGAGAGGGGGCCGCGGCCGGCGGGGCGAACGTGTCGACGGAGACAGCGAGCCCAAGCCCCGCCCCTGCGGACACCCCGACGGCTGGCGGCGACGGCCAGGTGGGTGCCTTCGACGTGACGACGGACGCCGGGACACCGACCGACGAGCCGATGCGAACGGCCACCGAGACTGCCATCGAGACGATGACGGAGACGGCGGCGAGCGCGACCGAGACCGTCAGCAACGCGACGCAGACGGCGACCGAGGCCGCGGACGCCGCACCGGACGTCGCCGCGGGGCTCCCGCCGGGGCTGCTCTTTTTCGCCGGCGGTCTGTTCGCGCTGGTCGTCGTCGGCGCGGTCCTGGCGGTCCGGTAG
- a CDS encoding metallophosphoesterase, whose amino-acid sequence MLAVLSDTHATADPPLTDAIREALADATVTVHAGDFTTPAVLDTFEAATDRLVAVQGNRDALGVRERLPETATVEALDRRILVVHGHEHHSTSLPLLARQEEADVVIVGHTHRPGIERVGQVTVLNPGSHADPRGNRPAFATVGQARGGVEGQLRTPAGDVFERAGL is encoded by the coding sequence ATGCTCGCTGTTCTCTCCGACACCCACGCCACCGCCGACCCGCCCCTGACCGACGCGATTCGCGAGGCCCTGGCCGACGCCACGGTCACGGTCCACGCCGGCGACTTCACGACGCCGGCCGTACTCGATACCTTCGAGGCGGCGACCGACCGGCTGGTGGCCGTCCAGGGCAACCGCGACGCGCTGGGCGTCCGCGAGCGTCTGCCCGAGACGGCCACGGTCGAGGCGCTGGACAGGCGGATTCTCGTGGTTCACGGGCACGAACACCACAGTACGAGTCTCCCGTTGCTCGCCAGACAAGAGGAGGCCGACGTGGTTATCGTCGGACACACACATCGGCCGGGGATTGAGCGGGTGGGGCAGGTGACGGTGCTCAATCCGGGGAGCCACGCCGACCCGCGCGGCAATCGCCCGGCCTTTGCGACGGTGGGGCAGGCAAGGGGTGGGGTCGAGGGGCAGTTGCGGACCCCAGCAGGGGATGTGTTCGAGCGAGCCGGGTTGTAA